The Streptomyces pactum genome contains a region encoding:
- a CDS encoding M14 family metallopeptidase, with the protein MRRRARSILAVGALLIGGAGFAPVAQARPAAPATADADEVKVFRADVTQEQVPLLLAAGQDGHELGERVPDEGTATVEVYLTDQQAEKLGKQGVDLEEHTLSTRAEERVEDAAEGVFRPYGGSGGLKEEILRTAQEHPRLTKVVSIGKTVNGQDILALKLTRHADRTRDGSKPAVLYMSNQHAREWITPEMTRRLMHHYLDNYKKDRRIKKLVDSTELWFLLSANPDGYDYTFESTDNRLWRKNLRDVNGDGTIGTGDGVDLNRNFAYKWGYDDEGSSPNPTGQTYRGAGPNSEPETKALDAFQKRIGFTYGINYHSAAELLLYGVGWQVATDTPDDVLYKALAGTPGNSAIPGYLPQVASELYTTNGEADGHAANVNGMAMFTPEMSTCQTISEQDPDDEWDPRDCRSGFNFPDDEKLIQEEFAKNIPFALSVAETAAHPDRPSSAVGLEAADFTPAEFTTSYSRGADQEVSVVVRKSVRDKELKYRVNGGRVHDMALRPWRGGETYGGEDNLYFDEYRAKVKDGDRGDRVEVWFTGETKKGKRTESEHFTYTIAERPRADVLVVAEEGAKATRAQTYVDALKTNGKRAAVWDVAAQGAPDALGVLDHFDTVVHYTGAAVPGNATQLQLRAFLNEGGRLIEAGERAGGSVDLGGGTLSDDFSQYYLGAYTRTSTPGATGFTGSGKLDGTAGALGDAPGNPLDTAGTYSVTSDQLPADTYPQFASEGAGKFAGTVNPYGPYAGEWMAAAVHTDDAYKRLTRTVDLTGVSAADRPTLRTRLLWDTERGYDHALVEAHTTGADDWTTLPEAGGATGAAVPAECAAGYYMGEHPWLEHYLTLSDDGCAATGTTGKWNSLTGSSGGWRQVEFDLSAYAGESVDVSIAYVTDPGSGGRGVLADEASLVVGGTATTTEGFETSLGAWRVAGPPAGSPAVLKDWTRTGTLFQTYGAVTTDDTVLLGFGLEHLTEPAARAALVRQALRALDE; encoded by the coding sequence ATGAGACGAAGAGCGAGATCGATCCTCGCCGTCGGCGCGCTCCTGATCGGCGGAGCGGGCTTCGCACCCGTCGCCCAGGCACGACCCGCGGCCCCCGCGACCGCGGACGCCGACGAGGTGAAGGTCTTCCGTGCCGATGTGACCCAGGAGCAGGTACCCCTGCTGCTGGCCGCCGGCCAGGACGGCCACGAACTCGGTGAGCGGGTCCCCGACGAGGGCACGGCCACCGTCGAGGTCTACCTCACCGACCAGCAGGCCGAGAAGCTCGGGAAACAGGGCGTCGACCTCGAGGAGCACACCCTCTCCACCCGGGCCGAGGAACGCGTCGAGGACGCCGCCGAGGGCGTCTTCCGTCCGTACGGCGGCAGCGGAGGGCTCAAGGAGGAGATCCTCCGGACCGCACAGGAGCACCCCCGGCTCACCAAGGTCGTCTCCATCGGCAAGACGGTGAACGGCCAGGACATCCTCGCGCTCAAGCTCACCAGACACGCGGACAGGACGAGGGACGGCTCCAAACCCGCCGTCCTCTACATGTCCAATCAGCACGCGCGCGAGTGGATCACCCCCGAGATGACCCGGCGGCTGATGCACCACTACCTGGACAACTACAAGAAGGACCGGCGGATCAAGAAGCTGGTCGACTCCACGGAGCTGTGGTTCCTCCTGTCGGCCAACCCCGACGGCTACGACTACACGTTCGAGAGCACCGACAACCGCCTGTGGCGCAAGAACCTGCGTGACGTCAACGGCGACGGCACCATCGGCACCGGCGACGGCGTCGACCTCAACCGCAACTTCGCCTACAAGTGGGGCTACGACGACGAGGGCTCGTCCCCCAACCCCACCGGCCAGACCTACCGCGGCGCCGGCCCGAACTCCGAGCCCGAGACCAAGGCCCTGGACGCCTTCCAGAAGCGGATCGGCTTCACGTACGGCATCAACTACCACTCCGCCGCCGAGCTCCTCCTCTACGGGGTCGGCTGGCAGGTGGCCACGGACACCCCGGACGACGTCCTCTACAAGGCGCTCGCCGGCACCCCCGGCAACTCCGCGATCCCCGGCTACCTCCCGCAGGTCGCCTCGGAGCTGTACACCACCAACGGCGAGGCGGACGGCCACGCGGCCAACGTCAACGGCATGGCGATGTTCACCCCCGAGATGTCGACCTGCCAGACCATCTCCGAGCAGGACCCGGACGACGAGTGGGACCCGCGCGACTGCCGGTCGGGCTTCAACTTCCCCGACGACGAGAAGCTGATCCAGGAGGAGTTCGCGAAGAACATCCCCTTCGCCCTCTCCGTCGCCGAGACCGCCGCCCACCCCGACCGGCCGTCCTCCGCGGTCGGCCTGGAGGCCGCCGACTTCACCCCGGCCGAGTTCACCACCTCCTACTCGCGCGGCGCCGACCAGGAGGTCTCCGTCGTCGTCCGCAAGTCGGTGCGGGACAAGGAGCTGAAGTACCGCGTCAACGGCGGACGCGTCCACGACATGGCCCTCCGGCCCTGGCGGGGCGGTGAGACGTACGGCGGTGAGGACAACCTCTACTTCGACGAGTACCGCGCCAAGGTCAAGGACGGCGACCGCGGTGACCGGGTCGAGGTCTGGTTCACCGGCGAGACGAAGAAGGGCAAGCGGACCGAGAGCGAGCACTTCACGTACACGATCGCCGAACGGCCCCGCGCGGACGTCCTCGTCGTCGCGGAGGAGGGCGCGAAGGCCACGCGGGCGCAGACCTACGTGGACGCCCTCAAGACCAACGGCAAGCGGGCGGCCGTCTGGGACGTCGCCGCGCAGGGCGCGCCCGACGCGCTCGGCGTCCTCGACCACTTCGACACCGTCGTCCACTACACCGGCGCCGCGGTACCCGGCAACGCCACCCAGCTACAGCTCCGTGCCTTCCTCAACGAGGGCGGCAGGCTGATCGAGGCGGGGGAGCGGGCCGGCGGCAGCGTCGACCTGGGCGGCGGCACCCTGTCCGACGACTTCAGCCAGTACTACCTGGGCGCCTACACCCGTACGTCGACCCCCGGGGCCACCGGGTTCACCGGCTCCGGCAAGCTCGACGGGACCGCCGGCGCGCTCGGTGACGCCCCCGGCAACCCGCTGGACACGGCCGGAACCTACAGCGTGACCTCGGACCAGTTGCCCGCCGACACCTACCCGCAGTTCGCGAGCGAGGGTGCCGGGAAGTTCGCCGGGACGGTCAACCCGTACGGGCCCTACGCGGGCGAGTGGATGGCCGCCGCCGTCCACACCGACGACGCCTACAAGCGGCTCACCCGCACCGTCGACCTCACCGGGGTCAGCGCCGCCGACCGGCCCACACTGCGCACCCGGCTCCTGTGGGACACCGAGCGCGGCTACGACCACGCCCTGGTCGAGGCGCACACCACCGGCGCCGACGACTGGACCACGCTCCCCGAGGCGGGCGGCGCCACCGGCGCGGCCGTGCCGGCGGAGTGCGCGGCCGGGTACTACATGGGCGAGCACCCCTGGCTGGAGCACTACCTGACCCTGTCCGACGACGGCTGCGCCGCCACCGGCACGACCGGGAAGTGGAACAGCCTCACCGGCTCCTCCGGGGGCTGGCGGCAGGTCGAGTTCGACCTGAGCGCCTACGCGGGCGAGTCCGTCGACGTCTCGATCGCCTACGTCACCGACCCCGGCAGCGGCGGGCGCGGCGTCCTCGCCGACGAGGCCTCGCTCGTCGTCGGCGGCACGGCCACCACGACCGAGGGCTTCGAGACCTCGCTCGGTGCCTGGCGGGTCGCCGGGCCGCCCGCGGGCAGCCCCGCCGTACTGAAGGACTGGACCCGCACCGGGACCCTGTTCCAGACGTACGGCGCGGTCACCACGGACGACACGGTCCTGCTGGGCTTCGGCCTCGAGCACCTCACCGAGCCGGCCGCCCGGGCGGCCCTGGTCCGGCAGGCGCTGCGTGCCCTGGATGAGTGA